A genomic region of Tsukamurella pulmonis contains the following coding sequences:
- a CDS encoding siderophore-interacting protein encodes MGRGVTGLILKAMRADDYVFTVLGTEAVNEHYHRIRFDGGDFLQENPWFPTMWVRLWVPKSGTATTDEDEGTLVQRGYTIVAPEGSEFSIEFAMHDGPAPRWALDAAPGDRIAAAMMGADLTVPEDPAPSEYVLVGDAASIPAINSILGTAAAPCRVFLEYQHDAERELPVQSETVTWVPREGRGSTLVSTVIDAGIASEAFLFVAAETKATREITKAAKRDFGLTKDRIKSQAYWLQRG; translated from the coding sequence ATGGGTAGAGGAGTGACCGGCCTGATCCTCAAGGCGATGCGGGCGGACGACTACGTGTTCACGGTGCTCGGGACGGAGGCCGTCAACGAGCACTACCACCGCATCCGGTTCGACGGTGGCGACTTCCTGCAGGAGAACCCGTGGTTCCCGACCATGTGGGTGCGACTGTGGGTGCCCAAGAGCGGCACCGCCACCACCGACGAGGACGAGGGCACGCTCGTGCAGCGCGGTTACACCATCGTCGCGCCGGAGGGCTCGGAGTTCAGCATCGAGTTCGCCATGCACGACGGTCCCGCACCGCGCTGGGCGCTCGACGCCGCGCCGGGCGACCGGATCGCCGCGGCCATGATGGGCGCAGACCTGACGGTCCCGGAGGATCCGGCACCGTCGGAGTACGTGCTCGTGGGGGACGCCGCCTCGATCCCCGCCATCAACAGCATCCTCGGCACCGCCGCCGCGCCGTGCCGGGTGTTCCTCGAGTACCAGCACGACGCGGAGCGGGAGCTGCCCGTGCAGTCCGAGACCGTCACCTGGGTGCCGCGCGAGGGCCGGGGCTCGACGCTCGTCTCCACTGTGATCGACGCCGGGATCGCCTCGGAGGCATTTCTTTTCGTCGCCGCCGAGACCAAGGCGACGCGCGAGATCACCAAGGCCGCCAAGCGCGACTTCGGCCTGACGAAGGACCGGATCAAGTCGCAGGCCTACTGGCTCCAGCGCGGATAA
- a CDS encoding GNAT family N-acetyltransferase, with amino-acid sequence MPDLDLARPTTGDVRSLHAILEDPRVWTHYPSLRHADVGQTQDLLSRWIAAWDRDGLGPWIVRDNGAVIGYGGCDLRGGPSGRAFWNLGYRLAAEVHGRGIATAVARRGMDAVWERDQGTPIVAYLVEHNAASARVAAKVGLTRVHRGPDAGNPDPAAVRLVYADRPLTAAQLAAALG; translated from the coding sequence GTGCCGGATCTCGACCTTGCCCGGCCGACGACCGGCGACGTGCGGTCCCTGCATGCGATCCTCGAAGATCCGCGGGTGTGGACGCACTATCCGAGCCTCAGGCACGCAGACGTCGGGCAGACACAGGATCTGCTCTCTCGGTGGATCGCGGCGTGGGACCGAGACGGATTGGGGCCGTGGATCGTCCGTGACAACGGTGCCGTGATCGGGTACGGCGGGTGTGATCTGCGCGGCGGTCCGAGCGGCCGGGCCTTCTGGAACCTGGGCTATCGCCTGGCGGCGGAAGTCCACGGGCGCGGCATCGCGACGGCGGTGGCGCGCCGGGGGATGGATGCCGTGTGGGAACGAGATCAAGGCACGCCGATCGTCGCGTACCTGGTGGAGCACAACGCCGCATCAGCGCGTGTGGCGGCCAAAGTCGGCCTGACGCGGGTCCATCGCGGACCGGATGCCGGCAATCCTGACCCGGCGGCGGTCCGGCTGGTGTACGCGGACCGCCCGCTGACCGCCGCGCAACTCGCTGCCGCGTTGGGCTGA
- a CDS encoding rhodanese-like domain-containing protein, giving the protein MSYAGDLTPREAWELLEQDPSAVLVDCRTEAEWNYVGIPELSQVGRHPVLVQWQRYPDGALNPSFVDELRAKGVTDDAPVVFLCRSGHRSIGAAEAATAAGVERAYNVLDGFEGPVDALGHRGVAGWRADGLPWRQF; this is encoded by the coding sequence ATGAGTTACGCCGGAGACCTGACGCCCCGCGAGGCCTGGGAGCTGCTGGAGCAGGACCCGTCCGCCGTTCTGGTGGACTGCCGCACCGAGGCCGAGTGGAACTACGTCGGCATCCCCGAGCTCTCGCAGGTCGGTCGCCATCCGGTGCTCGTGCAGTGGCAGCGCTACCCCGACGGTGCGCTCAACCCGTCGTTCGTCGACGAGCTCCGCGCCAAGGGCGTCACCGACGACGCGCCCGTCGTCTTCCTCTGCCGCTCCGGGCATCGCTCGATCGGCGCCGCGGAGGCGGCGACGGCGGCCGGCGTGGAGCGCGCCTACAACGTGCTCGACGGCTTCGAGGGCCCCGTCGACGCACTCGGACATCGGGGCGTCGCGGGCTGGCGCGCCGACGGCCTGCCCTGGCGGCAGTTCTAG
- a CDS encoding FAD-dependent oxidoreductase codes for MTEQNRPLRVAIVGAGPAGIYAADALMKSDEAKDPGVSIDLFEKMPAPFGLIRYGVAPDHPRIKGIITALHKVLDKPQVRLLGNLDFGKDFTLEDVRRHYDAVIFSTGAVADRNLEIPGIDLDGSYGAAEFVAWYDGHPDFSREWPLTEEKVAVLGVGNVGLDVARVLAKTADELLPTEIPPNVYEGLKLNKAKEVHVFGRRGPAQVKFTPLELKELDHSQTIEVVVSPEDIEYDEGSAKARRESKITDQVATILENYAIREPNNRPHKLFIHLFESPVEILGENGKVTGLRTERTELDGTGNVRGTGKFTDWEIGAVYRAVGYLSNDLPEIPFDDQAGVIPNEAGRVIDAGQHIQGVYTTGWIKRGPVGLIGHTKGDANETIACLLEDFHAGKLNAPSDPSTEGVTNWLDEHETPYTTWDGWYRLDEHERSLGEAEGRERVKVVERGDMLAASEPGKVQQD; via the coding sequence ATGACCGAACAGAACCGCCCGTTGCGCGTCGCGATCGTGGGCGCGGGCCCCGCAGGCATCTATGCGGCCGACGCCCTCATGAAGTCCGACGAGGCGAAGGACCCCGGCGTCAGCATCGATCTCTTCGAGAAGATGCCCGCCCCGTTCGGCCTGATCCGGTACGGCGTCGCGCCTGATCACCCGCGGATCAAGGGCATCATCACCGCGCTGCACAAGGTGCTCGACAAGCCGCAGGTCCGCCTGCTCGGCAACCTCGATTTCGGCAAGGACTTCACCCTCGAGGACGTGCGCCGCCACTACGACGCGGTGATCTTCTCCACCGGCGCCGTCGCGGACCGCAACCTGGAGATCCCCGGCATCGACCTGGACGGCAGCTACGGCGCCGCCGAGTTCGTGGCCTGGTATGACGGGCACCCGGACTTCTCCCGCGAGTGGCCGCTGACCGAGGAGAAGGTCGCCGTCCTGGGCGTCGGCAACGTCGGCCTCGACGTGGCACGCGTGCTGGCCAAGACCGCCGACGAGCTGCTCCCGACGGAGATCCCGCCGAACGTCTACGAGGGCCTCAAGCTCAACAAGGCCAAGGAGGTGCACGTCTTCGGCCGCCGCGGTCCCGCGCAGGTCAAGTTCACCCCGCTCGAGCTCAAGGAGCTCGACCACTCGCAGACCATCGAGGTCGTGGTGAGCCCCGAGGACATCGAGTACGACGAGGGCTCGGCCAAGGCCCGCCGCGAGTCGAAGATCACCGACCAGGTCGCCACGATCCTCGAGAACTACGCGATCCGCGAGCCCAACAACCGCCCGCACAAGCTGTTCATCCACCTCTTCGAGTCGCCGGTGGAGATCCTGGGCGAGAACGGCAAGGTCACGGGCCTGCGCACCGAGCGCACCGAGCTCGACGGCACCGGCAACGTGCGCGGCACGGGCAAGTTCACCGACTGGGAGATCGGCGCCGTCTACCGCGCCGTCGGCTACCTCTCCAACGACCTGCCGGAGATCCCCTTCGACGACCAGGCCGGCGTCATCCCGAACGAGGCCGGCCGCGTCATCGACGCAGGTCAGCACATCCAGGGTGTGTACACCACGGGCTGGATCAAGCGCGGCCCCGTCGGCCTCATCGGCCACACCAAGGGCGACGCCAACGAGACCATCGCGTGCCTGCTCGAGGACTTCCACGCGGGCAAGCTCAACGCCCCGTCGGACCCGTCCACCGAGGGCGTCACGAACTGGCTCGACGAGCACGAGACCCCGTACACCACCTGGGACGGCTGGTACCGCCTCGACGAGCACGAGCGCAGCCTGGGCGAGGCCGAGGGCCGCGAGCGCGTGAAGGTCGTCGAGCGCGGCGACATGCTCGCCGCCTCGGAGCCGGGCAAGGTCCAGCAGGACTAG
- a CDS encoding RtcB family protein produces the protein MEKISKTLVSWASIVDDKTREQAITTARMPFIYPHIALMPDAHLGKGATVGSVIPSLGAVIPAAVGVDIGCGMIAVRTQFTKDDLPEDRSTVREAIERAIPLSPGRYNKKVVATAEPRIAELEALAERAEFDPAKYAGNWKLQLGTLGGGNHFIEISLDEDDTVWAFLHSGSRGVGNKIAQHHIAVATRLCKQWWIELPDPDLAYLVEGTPEFRRYIAELKWAQHFALLNREEMMDRVIRQLGEWVGTPVAEAERINCHHNFTQREKHFGKEVWVSRKGAIEATEGKLGLIPGSMGTASYIVEGKGFAPSLNSSPHGAGREYSRSAARKAFTHEQLQEAMAGIEFRDSPDFIDEIPQAYKPIDRVMADADDLVTVRAVLRQIVNVKGQ, from the coding sequence ATGGAGAAGATCAGCAAGACCCTGGTCTCGTGGGCGTCCATCGTGGACGACAAGACCCGCGAGCAGGCGATCACCACGGCGAGAATGCCGTTCATCTACCCGCACATCGCGTTGATGCCAGACGCGCACCTCGGCAAGGGGGCGACCGTCGGCTCGGTCATCCCGAGCCTCGGCGCCGTCATCCCCGCGGCCGTCGGCGTCGACATCGGCTGCGGCATGATCGCGGTGCGTACACAGTTCACGAAGGATGATCTGCCGGAAGATCGTTCGACGGTCCGCGAGGCCATCGAGCGGGCGATCCCGCTCTCGCCCGGCCGCTACAACAAGAAGGTCGTGGCGACGGCGGAGCCGAGGATCGCGGAGCTGGAGGCGCTCGCCGAGCGGGCGGAGTTCGACCCGGCGAAGTACGCCGGGAACTGGAAGCTGCAGCTCGGCACCCTCGGCGGCGGTAACCACTTCATCGAGATCAGTCTCGACGAGGACGACACCGTCTGGGCCTTCCTGCACTCCGGCTCCCGTGGCGTGGGCAACAAGATCGCCCAGCACCACATCGCCGTTGCGACCCGCCTGTGCAAGCAGTGGTGGATCGAACTGCCGGATCCGGACCTGGCCTACCTCGTGGAGGGCACGCCCGAGTTCCGTCGGTACATCGCCGAGCTGAAGTGGGCGCAGCACTTCGCGCTGCTCAACCGTGAGGAGATGATGGACCGGGTGATCAGGCAGCTCGGCGAGTGGGTGGGAACGCCCGTCGCCGAGGCCGAGCGGATCAACTGCCACCACAACTTCACCCAGCGCGAGAAGCACTTCGGCAAGGAGGTGTGGGTGTCGAGGAAGGGTGCCATCGAGGCGACCGAGGGCAAGCTCGGCCTGATCCCGGGCTCGATGGGAACCGCCTCGTACATCGTCGAGGGCAAGGGGTTCGCCCCGTCGCTCAACAGCTCGCCGCACGGCGCGGGCAGGGAGTACTCCCGGTCCGCGGCGCGGAAGGCCTTCACACACGAGCAGCTGCAGGAGGCCATGGCGGGCATCGAGTTCCGCGACAGTCCCGACTTCATCGACGAGATCCCGCAGGCCTACAAGCCGATCGACCGAGTCATGGCCGATGCCGACGACCTGGTGACGGTGCGTGCCGTCCTGCGGCAGATCGTCAACGTCAAGGGGCAGTAG
- the erm gene encoding 23S ribosomal RNA methyltransferase Erm — MPTHRGGRHEHGQNFLTDRTAIDAVVDLTRRTGGPIVEIGPGAGALTEPLLRLGRPLTAVEIDGEHVRRLRRRLPAATVVHDDFLRHRLPAGPHAVVGNLPFHLTTAVLRRLLHAPHWTDAILIVQWEVARRRAGIGGSTMMTAQWSSWYEFGLARRIPASAFAPRPSVDAGLLTIRRRSEPLVPLARRREYAGFVHAVFTGRGRGIPEILAGIAPRHRRAEARRWAVGRATALPRDLRTADWVDAFARFGPPSER, encoded by the coding sequence ATGCCCACTCACCGTGGCGGCCGTCATGAGCACGGCCAGAACTTCCTCACCGACCGCACCGCGATCGACGCGGTGGTCGACCTCACCCGCCGGACCGGCGGGCCGATCGTCGAGATCGGCCCCGGCGCAGGCGCATTGACCGAGCCGCTGCTCCGCCTCGGCAGGCCGCTCACCGCCGTCGAGATCGACGGCGAGCACGTCCGGCGCCTGCGCCGTCGCCTTCCCGCGGCGACGGTGGTGCACGACGACTTCCTACGGCACCGTCTGCCCGCCGGACCGCATGCGGTGGTGGGGAATCTGCCGTTCCACCTCACTACGGCGGTGCTGCGCAGGCTGCTGCACGCACCGCACTGGACCGACGCCATCCTCATCGTGCAGTGGGAGGTCGCGCGGCGACGGGCCGGAATCGGCGGCTCCACGATGATGACCGCGCAGTGGTCGTCCTGGTACGAGTTCGGGCTCGCCCGTCGAATCCCCGCCTCCGCCTTCGCACCTCGCCCGTCCGTCGACGCGGGACTGCTCACGATCAGGCGTCGGAGCGAACCCCTCGTACCGCTCGCGCGCCGGCGCGAGTACGCCGGATTCGTGCACGCGGTCTTCACCGGCCGCGGCCGCGGCATTCCCGAGATCCTCGCCGGGATCGCGCCGCGACACCGTCGGGCGGAAGCGCGCCGGTGGGCCGTCGGGCGCGCCACCGCACTCCCCCGCGACCTGCGCACCGCGGACTGGGTGGACGCCTTCGCGCGGTTCGGTCCACCATCGGAACGGTAG
- a CDS encoding copper homeostasis protein CutC has product MTLLEVIALDARDAVAAQEGGADRVELVADMAADGLSPSAASVAEVRSAVDIPVRVMLRLTDGFAAGSLDALIRRTADLRAAGAEEFVLGFLTPAGAVDLPAVARIVDTIGGSPWTFHRAIDHCADRATLRAAVTDLPGLDTILTAGAATGVDDGIATLIAEKRGPHRNLVGGGLRLDHLPRLLAAGLDAFHIGSAARPRGWDAAVSAEEVRRWRRAIDVRPSV; this is encoded by the coding sequence ATGACACTACTGGAAGTCATCGCACTGGACGCACGGGATGCGGTCGCGGCGCAGGAGGGTGGGGCGGATCGGGTCGAGTTGGTCGCCGACATGGCGGCCGACGGACTGAGCCCCTCTGCTGCCAGCGTCGCTGAAGTCCGCTCGGCCGTGGACATCCCGGTCCGCGTGATGCTCCGGCTCACCGACGGTTTCGCCGCCGGGAGCCTCGACGCGCTGATCCGGCGCACGGCCGACCTGCGCGCCGCGGGAGCGGAGGAGTTCGTGCTCGGCTTCCTCACGCCCGCCGGGGCGGTCGACCTACCGGCGGTCGCGCGCATCGTGGACACGATCGGCGGCTCCCCGTGGACGTTCCATCGCGCGATCGATCACTGCGCGGACAGGGCCACGTTGCGCGCGGCCGTCACAGACCTTCCCGGACTGGACACGATCCTCACGGCGGGCGCGGCAACCGGGGTCGACGACGGCATCGCGACCCTGATCGCCGAGAAGCGAGGACCGCACCGCAACCTCGTGGGTGGCGGGCTGCGTCTCGATCACCTCCCACGGCTGCTGGCGGCAGGGCTGGACGCCTTCCACATCGGCAGCGCGGCGCGGCCGCGCGGCTGGGACGCAGCTGTGTCGGCCGAGGAAGTGCGCCGCTGGCGACGGGCGATCGATGTTCGGCCATCCGTCTGA
- a CDS encoding O-succinylhomoserine sulfhydrylase: MTEFSPLPDGLQPETYAVRGGVLRTNYEETSEALFLNSGYTYESAEAAEAAFNGDIDRFVYSRYGNPTVAMFQERLRLLEGAEACFATASGMSAVFTALGALLKAGDRLVAARSLFGSCYVVCNEILPRWGIETVFVDGEDLAQWESALSEPTQAVFFETPANPMQGLVDVRAVSALAHAAGAQVVLDAGFTPVGYQDSFGMGADVIVHSSTKTMDGQGRVMGGAILGREDYIDGPVKQLMRHTGPAMAPFNAWVLLKALETLDLRAERVSANAQKVAEFLDADPRVSKVLFPFLPSHPQHELAKSQMKAGGTVITLELADSDSAAGKERAFQFLNRLQVIDISNNFGDAKSLITHPATTTHRATGPEGRAKIGLTDSMLRLSVGLENVDDLIADLDRALG, encoded by the coding sequence ATGACGGAGTTCAGCCCCCTGCCCGACGGTCTGCAGCCCGAGACGTACGCCGTGCGCGGTGGAGTCCTGCGCACGAACTACGAGGAGACCTCCGAGGCGCTGTTCCTGAACTCGGGCTACACCTACGAGAGCGCCGAAGCCGCCGAGGCCGCCTTCAACGGTGACATCGACCGGTTCGTCTACTCGCGCTACGGCAACCCGACGGTGGCCATGTTCCAGGAGCGCCTGCGCCTCCTGGAGGGCGCCGAAGCCTGCTTCGCCACGGCCTCCGGCATGTCGGCCGTGTTCACCGCGCTCGGGGCGCTGCTCAAGGCCGGCGACCGGCTCGTCGCCGCCCGCTCGCTGTTCGGCTCCTGCTACGTGGTGTGCAACGAGATCCTGCCGCGCTGGGGCATCGAGACCGTCTTCGTCGACGGCGAGGACCTCGCGCAGTGGGAGTCGGCTCTGAGTGAGCCGACGCAGGCCGTCTTCTTCGAGACCCCCGCGAACCCGATGCAGGGCCTGGTCGACGTGCGGGCTGTGTCGGCGCTCGCCCACGCGGCCGGTGCCCAGGTGGTCCTCGACGCGGGCTTCACGCCTGTGGGCTACCAGGATTCGTTCGGCATGGGTGCCGACGTGATCGTGCACTCCTCCACCAAGACGATGGACGGGCAGGGGCGCGTCATGGGCGGCGCGATCCTCGGCCGCGAGGACTACATCGACGGTCCCGTGAAGCAGCTGATGCGGCACACCGGCCCGGCCATGGCGCCGTTCAACGCCTGGGTGCTGCTCAAGGCGCTCGAGACTCTCGACCTGCGGGCCGAGCGGGTGAGCGCCAACGCGCAGAAGGTCGCCGAGTTCCTCGACGCCGATCCGCGGGTGTCGAAGGTGCTCTTCCCCTTCCTGCCCTCGCACCCGCAGCACGAGCTGGCGAAGTCGCAGATGAAGGCGGGCGGCACCGTGATCACGTTGGAGCTGGCCGATTCGGATTCCGCGGCGGGCAAGGAGCGCGCCTTCCAGTTCCTCAACCGGTTGCAGGTCATCGACATCTCCAACAACTTCGGCGACGCCAAGTCGCTGATCACGCACCCCGCCACCACGACTCATCGGGCGACGGGGCCGGAGGGTCGCGCGAAGATCGGGCTCACCGATTCGATGCTGCGCCTATCCGTGGGGCTGGAGAACGTCGACGACCTCATCGCCGATCTCGACCGCGCCCTCGGCTGA
- a CDS encoding PadR family transcriptional regulator translates to MGDVERRSLVLRGVLDLCMLSLLRERPVYGYELTQRLAEQNLQVSGGSTYPLLARLEKAGLVTTEVRPSPSGPPRKYYSLSPAGAETLAQGTADWLDVAASVTALLQSSAPIPSETEFA, encoded by the coding sequence ATGGGAGATGTCGAACGGCGCAGCCTCGTCCTTCGCGGCGTGCTCGATCTGTGCATGCTCTCGCTCCTCCGCGAGAGACCGGTCTACGGATACGAGCTCACCCAGCGGCTCGCCGAACAGAACCTGCAGGTCTCCGGCGGCTCGACCTACCCGCTTCTCGCGCGGCTGGAGAAGGCGGGCCTCGTCACCACCGAGGTCCGCCCCTCGCCCTCGGGGCCGCCGCGCAAGTACTACTCCCTGAGCCCGGCAGGAGCCGAAACCCTCGCGCAGGGGACCGCCGACTGGCTCGACGTCGCAGCGAGCGTCACCGCATTACTGCAGTCCAGCGCCCCCATTCCCTCGGAAACGGAGTTCGCATGA
- the purT gene encoding formate-dependent phosphoribosylglycinamide formyltransferase has product MTNLSETGGNPRIGTALTPGATKALMLGSGELGKEVVIAFQRLGVETIAVDRYANAPAMQVAHRSHVIDMTDAAEVRRVIEEEKPDFVVPEIEALATDALVAIDEEGLAEVIPTARAVSLTMNREGIRKLAAEELGLPCSPYGFASSLDEVRAAAREVGFPCVIKPVMSSSGKGQSVVRSIEELDGAWEYAVEGARVRNERVIVEGFVDFDYEITLLTVRVYDAERGKVVTRFCEPIGHRQSDGDYVESWQPQAMSQAAYDAATSVAGRITTALGDGGTGGRGVFGVELFVKGDDVYFSEVSPRPHDTGLVTLGSQRLSEFELHARAILGLPVDTSLMSPAASAVIYGSKDSSSVAFDSVGRALDVPESDLRLFGKPEGYAKRRLGVAVATADTVEVARANAAEAAARVVVVDSADPLQQGAPETTAVPIQRPQQPEDLSTRAMPVQRPAQPGPPQPAPGQPGSGPSGSVPSGSGPSGAAQPAPQQGPAGQAPQGPPAQPAPQGPPPRPAQPAPGQQPPVPPAPPTAASPVVPPQQASRVSPPPSSPPQQAPGEPIPPTSMHPVAARRPAPPRPIQPAPRPATGEHATRPKPPAAPETEEYDHNPATSINLPPQRPE; this is encoded by the coding sequence ATGACGAACCTCAGCGAGACCGGCGGCAACCCCCGGATCGGCACGGCGCTCACCCCCGGTGCCACGAAGGCGCTGATGCTGGGTTCGGGCGAGCTGGGCAAGGAGGTGGTGATCGCCTTCCAGCGCCTCGGCGTCGAGACGATCGCCGTCGACCGGTACGCGAACGCGCCCGCGATGCAGGTCGCGCACCGTAGCCACGTCATCGACATGACCGACGCCGCCGAGGTCCGTCGCGTCATCGAGGAGGAGAAGCCCGACTTCGTCGTCCCCGAGATCGAGGCGCTCGCCACCGACGCCCTGGTCGCGATCGACGAGGAGGGCCTCGCCGAGGTCATCCCCACCGCGCGCGCCGTCTCCCTGACGATGAACCGCGAGGGCATCCGCAAGCTCGCCGCCGAGGAGCTGGGCCTGCCCTGCTCGCCGTACGGTTTCGCCTCCTCGCTCGACGAGGTGCGCGCCGCGGCCCGCGAGGTCGGCTTCCCGTGCGTGATCAAGCCGGTCATGTCGAGTTCGGGCAAGGGCCAATCGGTGGTGCGCTCGATCGAGGAGCTCGACGGTGCCTGGGAGTACGCCGTGGAGGGCGCCCGCGTCCGCAACGAGCGGGTCATCGTCGAGGGGTTCGTCGACTTCGACTACGAGATCACGCTGCTCACCGTGCGCGTCTACGACGCCGAGCGCGGCAAGGTCGTCACCCGCTTCTGCGAGCCCATCGGGCACCGGCAGTCCGACGGTGACTACGTCGAGTCCTGGCAGCCGCAGGCGATGAGCCAGGCCGCCTACGACGCCGCGACGTCGGTCGCGGGCCGCATCACCACCGCCCTCGGCGACGGCGGCACCGGCGGCCGCGGCGTCTTCGGGGTGGAGCTGTTCGTCAAGGGCGATGACGTCTACTTCTCCGAGGTCTCCCCGCGCCCGCACGACACCGGCCTGGTGACGCTGGGCTCGCAGCGGCTCTCCGAGTTCGAGCTGCACGCCCGCGCGATCCTCGGCCTGCCCGTGGACACCTCGCTGATGTCGCCCGCGGCGTCCGCGGTGATCTACGGCAGCAAGGACAGCAGCTCCGTCGCGTTCGACAGCGTGGGCCGCGCGCTCGACGTGCCCGAGAGCGACCTGCGCCTGTTCGGCAAGCCCGAGGGCTACGCCAAGCGACGGCTCGGCGTGGCGGTCGCGACCGCCGACACCGTCGAGGTGGCGCGGGCCAACGCCGCGGAGGCGGCGGCCCGGGTGGTCGTCGTCGACAGCGCCGACCCCCTCCAGCAGGGCGCGCCCGAGACCACCGCGGTGCCGATCCAGCGGCCGCAGCAGCCCGAGGACCTGTCCACCCGCGCCATGCCGGTGCAGCGCCCGGCGCAGCCCGGCCCGCCTCAGCCCGCTCCCGGCCAGCCCGGCTCCGGTCCGTCCGGCTCCGTTCCGTCCGGCTCCGGTCCGTCCGGTGCGGCCCAGCCCGCGCCGCAACAGGGGCCGGCGGGCCAGGCGCCCCAGGGACCGCCCGCGCAGCCCGCCCCGCAGGGACCGCCGCCGCGGCCCGCGCAACCCGCTCCCGGCCAGCAGCCGCCGGTGCCGCCCGCGCCCCCGACCGCGGCCTCGCCGGTCGTGCCGCCGCAGCAGGCCTCCCGGGTCTCGCCGCCCCCGTCGAGCCCGCCCCAGCAGGCCCCGGGCGAGCCCATCCCGCCGACGAGCATGCACCCCGTCGCCGCGCGCCGGCCCGCGCCGCCCCGCCCGATCCAGCCCGCCCCGCGGCCGGCCACCGGCGAGCACGCGACCCGTCCGAAGCCGCCGGCCGCGCCGGAGACGGAGGAGTACGACCACAACCCCGCCACCTCGATCAACCTGCCTCCCCAGCGACCCGAGTAG
- a CDS encoding HAD-IIA family hydrolase → MSEWTYLMDMDGVLVHEEHLIPGADAFIAELTAAGTPYMVLTNNSTRTPRDLRARLVATGLDIPESRIWTSALATAKFLQDQRPNGTAYVVGESGLTTALHDVGYVLTDNDPDYVVLGETRTYSFEAITTAIRLIDRGSRFIATNPDATGPSRDGLLPATGAVAALIREATGRSPYYVGKPNSLMMRSALRALGAHSADTLMIGDRMDTDIVCGLEAGLRTILVLTGISTHESVTAFPYRPTRTIDSVADLVGHTEDPFPG, encoded by the coding sequence ATGAGCGAATGGACGTACCTGATGGACATGGACGGCGTCCTGGTGCACGAGGAGCACCTGATCCCCGGCGCCGACGCCTTCATCGCCGAGCTCACGGCGGCGGGGACGCCGTACATGGTGCTCACCAACAACTCGACCCGCACGCCCCGCGACCTGCGCGCGCGCCTGGTCGCGACGGGCCTCGACATCCCCGAATCACGGATCTGGACCTCGGCGCTGGCGACCGCGAAATTCCTGCAGGACCAGCGGCCGAACGGCACGGCGTACGTGGTCGGCGAGTCCGGCCTGACCACCGCTCTGCACGACGTGGGCTACGTGCTGACCGACAACGATCCGGACTACGTGGTGCTCGGCGAGACCCGCACCTACTCGTTCGAGGCGATCACCACCGCGATCCGGCTGATCGACCGCGGGTCGCGCTTCATCGCCACGAACCCGGATGCGACGGGCCCGTCGCGCGACGGGCTGTTGCCCGCGACCGGCGCCGTGGCCGCCCTGATCCGCGAGGCCACGGGCCGCTCGCCGTACTACGTGGGCAAGCCGAACTCGCTGATGATGCGGTCCGCGCTGCGCGCCCTGGGGGCGCACTCCGCGGACACGCTCATGATCGGCGACCGGATGGACACCGACATCGTGTGCGGCCTGGAGGCCGGTCTCCGCACGATCCTGGTGCTGACCGGCATCTCCACGCACGAGTCCGTGACCGCGTTCCCGTACCGCCCCACCCGCACGATCGATTCCGTCGCCGACCTCGTCGGTCACACGGAAGACCCGTTCCCAGGCTGA
- a CDS encoding DUF4878 domain-containing protein, whose amino-acid sequence MSAGKTPAGPPPERRTTATPFLIALVVAVLLIGGVLTWNAIRPSDERLSDSAQVQVTIGQYYGALNKGRYADLVANTCAKDRAAADFPKEAGFAEARKAVVEQEGEAKLDEKGVKNLTVNGDTASAELTVQYEKAQERTEQAKFVREDGKWKKCS is encoded by the coding sequence ATGAGCGCTGGCAAGACCCCCGCCGGACCGCCGCCCGAGCGCCGCACCACGGCCACCCCGTTCCTCATCGCGCTCGTGGTCGCCGTCCTGCTGATCGGCGGCGTCCTCACCTGGAACGCCATCCGCCCGTCCGACGAGCGGCTCAGCGATTCCGCCCAGGTGCAGGTCACCATCGGCCAGTACTACGGCGCCCTGAACAAGGGGCGCTACGCCGACCTCGTCGCCAACACCTGCGCCAAGGATCGCGCCGCCGCCGACTTCCCGAAGGAGGCCGGCTTCGCCGAGGCTCGCAAGGCCGTCGTCGAGCAGGAGGGCGAGGCGAAGCTCGACGAGAAGGGCGTGAAGAACCTCACCGTGAACGGCGACACGGCATCGGCCGAGCTCACCGTGCAGTACGAGAAGGCGCAGGAGCGCACCGAGCAGGCGAAGTTCGTCCGTGAGGACGGCAAGTGGAAGAAGTGCTCATGA